Genomic DNA from Jonesia denitrificans DSM 20603:
GGTGAGGTCCTTGTGATGGCCCCCGACCATGTCATTGAGAACCGTAAGGCGTTGATCAAGGCGGGGGATGACCCGAAGAAGATCAAGAAAATTGTGAAGAAGAAGGCGCCTGCTGGTGCGGTGAACTGGACTGAGGGCACGTTTGAGCGGTTGCGTGATGCAGATCCGGAACCGTTGACTTCCCAGTTCGCGATGTCTCACGCCATGGTGCTTAATGTTCTTGCGCGGACCCGGGACGGGTATGGGTCTGACCCGGTTGCAGCGATGCGGCACCTGCTCACAGCAAACCATGATTCGCCGGCGCGGCAGCGTGAGCATGTGCGCCAGGCGTTTCGGATTTACCGGTCGTTGCGTCAGGCGGGCATTGTGACGCGTACTCGCCCGGTCACTGGGATTGTTGGGCATGTTCCGGCGGCTCGAATTGAGTTGACGACTGATTTGCCGGAGAACTTTGCGTTGAACCAGCCGTTGTCGCCGTTTGCGGTGGCAGCTCAAGAGTTACTTGACCCGCAGTCCCCCACCCATGCACTTGATGTGGTCTCTGTTGTGGAGTCAATTTTGGATGATCCCCGTCAGGTGTTGTTTGCCCAGCAGAAAGTGGCGAAGGGCTTGGCGATCGCGGAGATGAAAGCCGATGGTCTGGAGTATGACCAGCGGATGGAGTTGTTGGAAGAGATCACGTGGCCTCGCCCATTGGCGGACATGTTGGAACCAGCTTTCCGCACCTACCGGTTGACGAACCCGTGGATCATTGAGCACGAACTCTCACCGAAGTCCGTGGTCCGGGAAATGTTTGAGACGGCTTCGTCGTTTCAGGAGTACATTTCGCGGTATCAGTTGGACCGTTCTGAGGGTGTGTTGTTGCGGTATCTTGCCGATGCGTACCGTACGTTACGGCAGATCGTGGCCGCTGAGCATCGAACAGAAGAGGTGGATACGCTCATTGAGTGGTTGGGGGCGCTCGTGCGTGGTGTGGATTCCTCACTCCTTGACGAGTGGGAGCGCCTGTCACACCCTGAAGCGTTCGCTGACCAAACAGTTCCTGACCCTGTGGAGGACCAAGGGCCACCACCGTTGTCCGCGAACCGACGAGTATTCACCGCCATGATCCGTCAAGCACTGTTCCACCGGGTGGAGTTGGCTGCCCGTGAAGACTATGACGCGTTTGACCGTCTTGCTGCCAAGGACGGGTGGAACGGTGACCAGTGGGCTGATGCACTGGACCCCATGTTTTCTGAGTACGGGGATGACGCTATTGGGATGAGCGCTCAAGCCCGCAGCCCACAGCTGTTCCATGTAGACACAGCACCCAGCGGCGGTCAGGGCACCGTGTGGACCGTCACCCAGATCCTTGATGACCCCAACGAGGACCACGACTGGCGCATCATCGCCCACGTGGATGTGGCAGCCAGCGACGAGGCTGGGGAACTACGCATGCGCATCGTTCATGTCGGAACAAAGGACACAGCACCAACGCAAGGAGAATAATGGGCAAGAAGAAAGCGGCAGCGTCCACGCCGGCGGTTGCTGCCCTCAATTCAGCAGGCATCTCGCACACAACTCACCCCTATGAGCACGACCCACGCAGCGACCTTGGGTATGGGCTTGAAGCAGCGCAAGCCATTGGTGTGCCACCTGAGCAGGTATTCAAAACGCTGATGGTCAGCGTCGACGGAACCCTGACCGTTGCGATCATCCCGGTCAACTGCACCCTGGACCTCAAAGCGGTCGCCCACACGGTCCACGGGAAAAAAGCCACCATGGCCCCCGTCGATGCGGCGCAACGCGCCACCGGTTACGTAGTAGGTGGGATTTCACCCCTTGGCCAAAAAACTCAACACACCACGCTCCTTGACGCCAGCGCCCTCAACCACGACACAGTGTACGTGTCCGGTGGGCGGCGCGGCTTTGATGTCGGGTTACGCCCTCAGGACTTAGTGGCGGTCACCCACGCAGTCACAGCCCCCATTGCGCTTCGAACCGAGCACGGGTGAGGGTACCACCCACCTCATCAACGTACTCACCTTGGGTGTAAAACCACCCGGGCAGCAGCGACGTGCACTCAAACCCTAGTTTCTGTGCCACCCGAAGAGATACCTCATTACCGCCGACGGCACGCCACAGCACAACCTGAGCTCCCAACTCGGTAAACGCCCACCGTAAAGCAACCCTTGCGGCAGCAGTCGCAAGACCACGCCCACGTGCATCAGGGTGAAGCAAATACCCAATCTCATACCGGTCGTGATCTCTCGCCTTCAACGACATCGACCCCAGGTATGTGTCCGACACGTCGGCAATCGCGAACTCAGCGTGCTCGCGGCGGTTCCACCCACCTGCCACATAACCCGTCAAAAAATCGTGTGCAGTGCTGTGAGTGTACGGGGAAGGCAGCGGCACAAACCGTTGCGCCAACGGGTCTTGGCACTGTTCAACGATCCGCTCCAGGTCCCCTGGCCCATGGGCACGCAACACAAACCCATCCCCACGCAACCTCGGCACACACTCAGGGAACTCCCCGCAAATCACCTCAGACACAACCAGTCTCGTTTCCCTGCACTACCAGCGGTTGGACTCAACAATACGTTTGCCCATGGGCAACAATGCCAACGGAATCATCTTGAAATTCGCGATCCCCATCGGAATCCCAATGATCGTCACACACAACGCAATCCCCGTGACCAAGTGCTCCAACGCCAACCACCAGCCAGCCACAATCAACCACACAATGTTGCCCAGCGTCGACCACCCACCGGCACCAGGATGATCCACCACGTCACGCCCAAACGGCCACAACACATAGTTCGCCATCCGGAACGAAGCAATACCAAAAGGAATGGTCACAATCAGGACCATACAAATGAGCCCGGCAACCGCATACCCCACAGCCAGCCAAAACCCCGCGAAGACCAACCAAATAATGTTCAAAACAGTGCGCATACCGCCACCCTACAACCCAGGTCACACCCACCGCATCGAGATAACTACCCGCACACCCAATCCACACATCGGGCTGTTCCGCACCACGCGCATCGGCAGTTTTAGGATGGCAGTATGCCAGCCCACACACCCCACCCGCAGTACCGTGTTCCCCTCACCACTGTGAGCACCCGCATCGACAATGCTGCCCACACCGCCCACCGCAACCCGGCTGACATCACCCTGCTCCTGGCCACCAAAACCCAACCCACACCCACAATCACCGATGCGATCCACACCTACCGGCACCTAGTCACCACCCAGCAAATCACCAACCGCCCCTTAGCCATAGGCGAAAACCGGGTCCAGGAACTCAGCAATAAAGCCGCCGACCTCAGTTCCCTGCGACTCTCTGCACACCTGATTGGGCCGCTGCAATCCAACAAAATCAACCACACCCTCACCGCACTGGCCCACCACGCCGACGCGTGGGTTGACAGTGTGAGCACCCCACAACTAGCCACCAAACTCAACGACCGCTGGTCCCACACCCACCCACTCAACGTGCTCATCCAAAT
This window encodes:
- a CDS encoding DEAD/DEAH box helicase; this encodes MTTKAPLDAILSSLRDPHDDDELFDAMSQFAASRGLTLYPAQEEALLEVLSGNHVIMATPTGSGKSLVAMAAHFVALARGQRTYYTAPLKALVSEKFFALVEVFGSHNVGMMTGDSAVNPDAPIICCTAEILANQALRRGGEQSQDPGVDQVVMDEFHFYADPQRGWAWQVPLLELPRAQFVLMSATLGDTSFFITDIKERTGRDVVEVSGAERPVPLMFSYVIEPLPEVIEELVTTHRAPVYIVHFTQKDAVERAQALLSTKLSSAAEKAAIVEELGAFRFGSGFGKLLSKFLRHGVGVHHAGMLPKYRRVVERLTQKGLLKVVCGTDTLGVGINVPIRTVLLTSLVKFDGERMRHITAREFHQIAGRAGRAGYDTLGEVLVMAPDHVIENRKALIKAGDDPKKIKKIVKKKAPAGAVNWTEGTFERLRDADPEPLTSQFAMSHAMVLNVLARTRDGYGSDPVAAMRHLLTANHDSPARQREHVRQAFRIYRSLRQAGIVTRTRPVTGIVGHVPAARIELTTDLPENFALNQPLSPFAVAAQELLDPQSPTHALDVVSVVESILDDPRQVLFAQQKVAKGLAIAEMKADGLEYDQRMELLEEITWPRPLADMLEPAFRTYRLTNPWIIEHELSPKSVVREMFETASSFQEYISRYQLDRSEGVLLRYLADAYRTLRQIVAAEHRTEEVDTLIEWLGALVRGVDSSLLDEWERLSHPEAFADQTVPDPVEDQGPPPLSANRRVFTAMIRQALFHRVELAAREDYDAFDRLAAKDGWNGDQWADALDPMFSEYGDDAIGMSAQARSPQLFHVDTAPSGGQGTVWTVTQILDDPNEDHDWRIIAHVDVAASDEAGELRMRIVHVGTKDTAPTQGE
- the ybaK gene encoding Cys-tRNA(Pro) deacylase — encoded protein: MGKKKAAASTPAVAALNSAGISHTTHPYEHDPRSDLGYGLEAAQAIGVPPEQVFKTLMVSVDGTLTVAIIPVNCTLDLKAVAHTVHGKKATMAPVDAAQRATGYVVGGISPLGQKTQHTTLLDASALNHDTVYVSGGRRGFDVGLRPQDLVAVTHAVTAPIALRTEHG
- a CDS encoding GNAT family N-acetyltransferase yields the protein MPRLRGDGFVLRAHGPGDLERIVEQCQDPLAQRFVPLPSPYTHSTAHDFLTGYVAGGWNRREHAEFAIADVSDTYLGSMSLKARDHDRYEIGYLLHPDARGRGLATAAARVALRWAFTELGAQVVLWRAVGGNEVSLRVAQKLGFECTSLLPGWFYTQGEYVDEVGGTLTRARFEAQWGL
- a CDS encoding YccF domain-containing protein; amino-acid sequence: MRTVLNIIWLVFAGFWLAVGYAVAGLICMVLIVTIPFGIASFRMANYVLWPFGRDVVDHPGAGGWSTLGNIVWLIVAGWWLALEHLVTGIALCVTIIGIPMGIANFKMIPLALLPMGKRIVESNRW
- a CDS encoding YggS family pyridoxal phosphate-dependent enzyme; translated protein: MPAHTPHPQYRVPLTTVSTRIDNAAHTAHRNPADITLLLATKTQPTPTITDAIHTYRHLVTTQQITNRPLAIGENRVQELSNKAADLSSLRLSAHLIGPLQSNKINHTLTALAHHADAWVDSVSTPQLATKLNDRWSHTHPLNVLIQINVSGAPTQHGCPPSDALTLANHIHTLPHLQLRGFMAIGPRTTDQTLLRDSYHSVAAIRDAALAEGHKHATHLSMGMSNDLDIAVECGATIVRVGTAVFGARPSLA